From the genome of Deltaproteobacteria bacterium:
TTTTTGTAACAGCGGCGCGGAAGCAAATGAAGGGGCAATAAAGCTGTCGAGACTATATTCATACAAAAAATATGGTCAGGGTAGGTATGTTATTGTAAGTGCAAATAACTCTTTTCATGGCAGAACATACGGTACGCTTTCGGCTACAGGACAAAAAAAATATCAAATAGGTTTTGAGCCAATGGTGCCGGGCTTCCGGCATGTGGGATTTAATGATATTGAGAATATGAATGCGGCGTTGGGGGATGATGTGTGTGCTGTAATACTTGAGCCTGTTCAGGGTGAGGGTGGAATTTATCCGGCAACAAAAGAGTACATCAAATTTGTAAAAGAGCAAACAAAAAAAATGGATATACTTTTGATAATGGATGAGGTTCAGGTAGGTCTTGGAAGAACCGGTAAACTGTTTGCATACGAGAATTACGGCATAAAACCGGATATTGTTACCATTGCAAAATCCATCGCAGGCGGAGTACCAATGGGTGCAGTACTTGCAACCAAAGCCGTATCTGTATATTTTGACTATGGAACACACGGTACAACATTTGGAGGTTCACCTCTTGCGGCATCTGCGGGTATAGCTGCGATAAACCATATCATAAAAAACAGGCTGTCCAACAATGCCAAAAGGCTTGGATCTGTAGCATTCAAACGCTTATTAGAGATAAAGAAAAGATATCCGGATAAAATAAAAGATGTAAGAGGCATGGGGCTTGCAATAGGTATAGAGTTTTATGATGCGGGTCTTGCATCAAAGGTTTTTGATGAATGTCTTAAAGCGGGTTTGATAGTCAATGTGACCGGCGGGAATATCATAAGATTTCTGCCGCCGCTTATTATAACAGAGCATGAATTAAAGATGGGAATAGACATATTTGAAAAGTCAATAGAACTGATTACCGTTAAACCGCCACTACTTTAAAACGGGGTTTTTGAATAACCGGCATAATATTGTTCTTTTTTTCTTATGAATGCTTACAAAAGCATAGAGGGGTAAAATATGAAAAATAATGAATGGTTAATATACGGTGCTTATGGGTATACGGGTAAATTGATTGTTCAGGAAGCTGTTAAAAGAGGACATAAGCCTATACTTGCAGGCCGCTCCGGAGAAAAGCTTAAACTAATGTCGGATTCATTAGGATTGAGAATGGCGGTGGTTGGGCTAAATGACAAAGATGCACTGAGGAAGCTGCTATCAGAAGTAAAGCTTGTTTTTAATGCAGCGGGTCCTTTTGTTCATACTTCAGAACCAATCATACAGGCATGCCTCGAGGCAGGAACAAATTATATGGATATAACAGGCGAAATACCTGTTTTTCAGAAAACCTTTTCTTATGATGAAAAAGCAAAAGAAAGGGGTATAGTTCTTATGTCAGGCGTTGGGTTTGATGTCGTGCCGACGGATTGTATGGCACGGTACGTATCCGATCATGTCATGGAGGCAAAGGAATTAGAGCTTGCTTTCTCAGGGCTTGGCAACCCAAGTGCAGGAACGTTTAAAACCATCCTCAACGTGCTGCCGGAAGGCGGTTTTATAAGAAGGAATGGAAAACTTACTCCCTATACACTCGGCAGGGGGACAAAAAAAATAAAATTCATCAATAAAACTTATACAGCAATGCCTATTCCGTGGGGTGATCTTGAAACAGCCTATCGCTCTACCGGCATACCAAATATTACAACCTATATGGTTTATCCTGATTATGCCGTACCTATCATTCGTTACGGTACACCCCTTATTAAAGGTATTATAAAGATGAACATGATAAAGGTATTGTCACGGAAACTTGTAGATAGGTTTATAAGCGGTCCGGATGAAAGAATGCTTAATGAGGGGCATTCCTATGTATGGGCAATGGCAAAGAATGAAAAAGGGGAGAGAAAAGAGGCATGGCTTGATACGGTTGAAGGCTATAGATTTACTGCTATTGCAGGTGTGCTTGGCATTGAAAAAGTTTTTCAATTAAAACTTAAAGGGGCATTAACACCTGCAATGGCATTTGGAGCTGATTTCGTTTTAGAGGTAAAGGGTACTAAAAGATATGATCATCTATAGTTATTGATCAGCATGTACATACCAATGCCTGCTGAAACGGATGCATTTAATGAACTTATCGGACTTTTCAAAGGGATCGAAACAGAATAATCGCACACATCAAACACCGGTTTCCTTATACCGTTTCCCTCGCTGCCGATAGCCAGGATTATCCCATTACCGGATTGTATATCGTTAAAGTTGTTTGTGCCGTTTTCATCCATGGCTATTGCAATAAGGTTATCCCTTTTTAGTGATTCAATCTCCGCCCTAAGGTTAGGAACAATTGATATGTTCATATATTCCGTAGCACCGGCCGATGCCTTTGCGACAGCAGGGGTTATGTATGAAGAATGTCGTTTTGTTATGATAACGCCGTGTACCCCGAGACACGATGCCGTCCTTATGATTGCACCCACATTCTGCGGGTCCTGGATTTCATCCAGCGCTATTAAAAAAGGTTTTTCTTTTTTTTGTTTTGCATAATCAAGCATATCTTTTATACCGGAGTATGGATATGTTTGAAAAATGCCTGCAACGCCTTGATGGTTTTGTGTTAGTGCGATGTTGTCGAGATCCCGTTTATCTACGATCTCTAAAGGCAGAGACAGCCTTTTGGAAAACTGCCTTATAATGTCTTCATATTTATCGTGCCTTTTACCTGATAAATATAATTTGACTGCTCTGCGTTTGCCTGCTTTTAAAGCCTCTATGACAGGGTTTACGCCGTACAATGTATCAGCCATCAAACCTCCATTTATTTTTTTGATAACACTAAATATAAAAAGAGTCATGCTTTAATTTTCCTACTCAGTCTAAAAATCAAGTACCACTACCGATAATTCAGCCATTTACAAAATTAAAATGTTGACATAACTTATGAAGTTGTGCAATTGCTTATCTATGATAAAACGTCTGGTTTTTATATTATTAATATTCATGGCCGGTTGTATAAATGTGAACGAGTCTGTTGTACTAAGGCTCAACGGCTCCGGCAGTATGCACGTTGCTTACTCCATACCGGAGGCATTGATCAAAGATCCTCAGCTGTTACGTAATGCCATGGCACAGACGGGTATTGTATTCCCTTTAACGGCGGATGAACTTAAAAAAGAATTCGCGGGGCTTAGGGGTGTTACCGTAAATAGTACAAAGACATCCATAAAAAAGGGCTATTATGTAGTCGGGGGAAGTGTTAAATTCAAGAATATAAATAATCTCGCAACAAATAATATTAAGTTTGTTAACCATGAGCTTAACGGAAATAAAGAGCTTGTTATAGATTTAATCAACACCATGAATAGGAGCCAGGAATCAAAATCACCCGAACCGATGATGATATACAGGGGTTCTCTTACCAATTTCAGAATAATGATAGATGTTAGTTTCCCGACCAATGTGATTTCCTCAAACGGAAAAATAAATAATAGGGATGTTACATGGGATGTTCCCATGAATGTGTTCCTTAAGAGTAAGGCGATGACAATGGAGCTTAAGGCAGTCTACAGCGGGCACCCTACGATATTTGACAGGATAAGGAACTTTTTTAGATAATGAAAGCTCTGATACTGAGTGGAGGCAAAGGAACAAGGCTCAGACCCATAACCCATACAGGTGCAAAACAACTTATACCAGTTGCTAATAAGCCAATACTCTTTTACGGCATCGAATCCATAAAAGATGCAGACATAACAGAGATCGGAATAGTAGTCGGAGATACCTCACAGGAGATAAGTGATGCTGTGGGAGATGGTTCAAAATTCGGCGTCAGTGTTACCTACATTAAACAGGACGCTCCGCTCGGCCTTGCACATGCCGTACTCATTTCAAAAGAATTTCTCAAAGATGATGAGTTTGTCATGTACCTTGGAGACAATCTTATAAAGGACGGTATTACAAATCTTGTAGAACAGTTTAAAAAAGAAAAACCGAATTCTCAAATACTGCTCGCCCATGTAAAAAACCCAAACCAATTTGGTGTTGCAGAGCTTGTT
Proteins encoded in this window:
- a CDS encoding aspartate aminotransferase family protein codes for the protein MKKNTTITRADNFIMHTYKRIPIVITRGKGIYLWDNNGKRYMDFLGARGAANTGYSNPDVVKAITAQAKQLILVTNDFYTAPQAELARLITKNSFADQVFFCNSGAEANEGAIKLSRLYSYKKYGQGRYVIVSANNSFHGRTYGTLSATGQKKYQIGFEPMVPGFRHVGFNDIENMNAALGDDVCAVILEPVQGEGGIYPATKEYIKFVKEQTKKMDILLIMDEVQVGLGRTGKLFAYENYGIKPDIVTIAKSIAGGVPMGAVLATKAVSVYFDYGTHGTTFGGSPLAASAGIAAINHIIKNRLSNNAKRLGSVAFKRLLEIKKRYPDKIKDVRGMGLAIGIEFYDAGLASKVFDECLKAGLIVNVTGGNIIRFLPPLIITEHELKMGIDIFEKSIELITVKPPLL
- the rlmB gene encoding 23S rRNA (guanosine(2251)-2'-O)-methyltransferase RlmB, translated to MADTLYGVNPVIEALKAGKRRAVKLYLSGKRHDKYEDIIRQFSKRLSLPLEIVDKRDLDNIALTQNHQGVAGIFQTYPYSGIKDMLDYAKQKKEKPFLIALDEIQDPQNVGAIIRTASCLGVHGVIITKRHSSYITPAVAKASAGATEYMNISIVPNLRAEIESLKRDNLIAIAMDENGTNNFNDIQSGNGIILAIGSEGNGIRKPVFDVCDYSVSIPLKSPISSLNASVSAGIGMYMLINNYR
- a CDS encoding saccharopine dehydrogenase NADP-binding domain-containing protein, whose protein sequence is MKNNEWLIYGAYGYTGKLIVQEAVKRGHKPILAGRSGEKLKLMSDSLGLRMAVVGLNDKDALRKLLSEVKLVFNAAGPFVHTSEPIIQACLEAGTNYMDITGEIPVFQKTFSYDEKAKERGIVLMSGVGFDVVPTDCMARYVSDHVMEAKELELAFSGLGNPSAGTFKTILNVLPEGGFIRRNGKLTPYTLGRGTKKIKFINKTYTAMPIPWGDLETAYRSTGIPNITTYMVYPDYAVPIIRYGTPLIKGIIKMNMIKVLSRKLVDRFISGPDERMLNEGHSYVWAMAKNEKGERKEAWLDTVEGYRFTAIAGVLGIEKVFQLKLKGALTPAMAFGADFVLEVKGTKRYDHL